ATCAAATACTTGTGGTTCAAAGGAATAGATGTTAGAACGTATGGATTGCTTGATACCGTATCTATGTGGGCAATAGGATTATTGTATGAATCCTGATATATCTTAAGAACCATATCCCACGGATCAACCCTGTCGCCGTTAGTATATTCTACTAGAATCTCCAATGACCCATTTTGTTCGGAGTAAGAAGCGGCAGGTTGTACTATAATCAAAGCAAGTGTAAATAATATTAGGCACTTCATAAGCAAAGTCAACCCGCTACTGCTAAAAATTTTTGTAATTCTTTCAAAACCATGACAGATCCGAGAAATGTTCTAACTAAATTTATGGAGCATATGTATCTGCAATCTATTGTATTCATATCAATCAAGCATCTTTCTATGACAATGAATGTAAGGAATACTGTGGAGAGCGTGAAACTTCCGTTTCTTCATGTTTTAAGTAATCATCATAAATAAAAGTTTCAATTGTCTCCACAGGATTCCTTATGTTGTTACATGCCTATCTATAGCGCGGTAAAAAATGTACGCAAGATCATCGTTGTGCTTTGAGCTAGTAAGAGAAACACTGATTTACAGTCTAGGTAATTTTCCAAAGTTTGAATTTAATGTTTGTAAATTCGAGATGTCTTTGAGACACACACATCGATATCTAGAGTATTTTTCTTACAGTCTCAAAGGTTGGAGAGATCTTAGGGTGAAATAACATGGAAGCAAAGAGGGTTCTTGTAATAGGATTGGGGCAGATCGGGTACAGTAACGCTGAATACATGTCATCAAAAGGAATAGAGGTAGATGGATATGATATAAGTGAAAAAGCGGTTAAGAGAGCATTAGATAACAATGTAATTAGAAGCAGAGCAAAGAGTTTCCATGATTATGATTACTATGTTATTTGCATTTCAACACACAAACCTGACAACATGTTCATACCATATCTAGATGGTCTTTACGACATAGCCAGAAGAATATCGTATGAAGGTAAAACAGGTGCGCTTGTGGGAATTGACAGCACCGTTACGAGAGGTACATGCAATAGAGTGAAGGAAATCCTTAACCACCGGCTCCATGTTTCTCATGTACCCCATAGGTATTATGTTAATGAGGCTAAAGAGCATGGCGTAAGGCAGACAAGGGTGCTTGCTGGCTGCGAGCCTTGTTGCACAAGGGAAGCTAGACACTTTTATGGACATATGCTTGATATTCCCTTACACGTTGTAAGCTCAATTGATATTGCAGAACTTTCCAAAGTAGTTGAAAATTCCTACAGATTTGTTGAGATTGCCTTCGCAGAAGAGCTGAAAATGATTTGCGATGGCTATGGCATAGATTTTAATGAATTAAGGACAGCTGTGAACACAAAGTGGAACATCAAGATTCTAGAAGCTAGAGATGGCATAGGAGGACACTGCCTTCCAAAGGATAGTCAGATGTTTCTTAGCCTATCAAGTAATGTATTGGAATCAAGCATCGTCGAGGCAGCAAAGCTAATCGATTACAAATACAGGGCGCATATTGGGCAGAAGGCTACACAAATAATGTCGTTAAGAAGTGAGGGATCGGAACTTTGAAACTACTCCATTTAGCAGCAATCTCCACTGGAATCGTAATTGCATTGGGCATATTGATGGTGGCTCCAGCTTTTACTCAGATGCGACATCAAACTC
The nucleotide sequence above comes from Nitrososphaerales archaeon. Encoded proteins:
- a CDS encoding NAD(P)-binding domain-containing protein: MEAKRVLVIGLGQIGYSNAEYMSSKGIEVDGYDISEKAVKRALDNNVIRSRAKSFHDYDYYVICISTHKPDNMFIPYLDGLYDIARRISYEGKTGALVGIDSTVTRGTCNRVKEILNHRLHVSHVPHRYYVNEAKEHGVRQTRVLAGCEPCCTREARHFYGHMLDIPLHVVSSIDIAELSKVVENSYRFVEIAFAEELKMICDGYGIDFNELRTAVNTKWNIKILEARDGIGGHCLPKDSQMFLSLSSNVLESSIVEAAKLIDYKYRAHIGQKATQIMSLRSEGSEL